From the Bacteroidales bacterium genome, the window TTTACAAATAATGATATTACAAATTATTATCTGACATTACCAAAGCAAAACATTGAAACTGCTTTTTGGCTCGAATCGGACAGAATGCTGAAACTTGCCTTTTCAAAGAAAAGTCTGGACGTTCAGCGAAATGTGGTGATGCAGGAATTCAAGCAGAGTTATCTGAATCAACCTTACGGTGATGTGTGGCTTTTACTGAAACCTCTGGCATATAAGGTTCATCCGTATCAATGGTGCACTATCGGGAAAGATTTATCGCATATAAAAAATGCAAAGATGGAAGATGTGAAAGCATTTTTTGAAAAATATTATTGCCCGAATAATGCAATCATGATTGTTGCAGGAGATGTTGAAACAAATGAAATAAAAAAACTGTCGGAAAAATGGTTTGGCTCAATTCCGAAAGGAAAAATAAATAACAGGAAATTACCGAAAGAACCGAAACAAACTTCACCCAGAAAATTGACAGTAAAACGTGATGTGCCGTTTGATGCCATATATAAAGCATATCATTGCTGTTCGCGTTATGCTAAGGAATATTATACAACGGATTTGTTGTCTGACATTTTATCGTCAGGTAATTCATCGCGTTTATATAAAACTCTTGTTAAAGAAAAAAAATTATTCAGCGAAATAAATGCTTATCTCTCCGGTGATATTGACGAAGGGCTTTTTATTATTTCGGGAAAGCTTGTTGGTGGAGTGAAAATGGAATATGCCGAAAATTTAATAAAAGAAGAGCTGGATAAAATTTCAACAGAATTTGTAAAAGAAAAAGAACTTCAGAAAGTGAAAAATAAAATTGAGGCAAATCTGGTGTTTTCCGAAATGAATATTCTTGATAAGGCAATGAATTTAGCTTATTGCGAATTACTCGGTGATGCAAATCTTTTTAATGATGAAATAAAAAAATATTTATCGG encodes:
- a CDS encoding pitrilysin family protein; the encoded protein is MIKFDRFILKNGLKIIVHKDKTTPIVAVNILYNVGARDENPKRTGFAHLFEHLMFGGSVNIPSYDEPLQKSGGENNAFTNNDITNYYLTLPKQNIETAFWLESDRMLKLAFSKKSLDVQRNVVMQEFKQSYLNQPYGDVWLLLKPLAYKVHPYQWCTIGKDLSHIKNAKMEDVKAFFEKYYCPNNAIMIVAGDVETNEIKKLSEKWFGSIPKGKINNRKLPKEPKQTSPRKLTVKRDVPFDAIYKAYHCCSRYAKEYYTTDLLSDILSSGNSSRLYKTLVKEKKLFSEINAYLSGDIDEGLFIISGKLVGGVKMEYAENLIKEELDKISTEFVKEKELQKVKNKIEANLVFSEMNILDKAMNLAYCELLGDANLFNDEIKKYLSVTKQHIKKTAQTIFKESNCSTLYYLSKIKSKPNERR